The Niabella beijingensis genomic interval CAGGATCAATTACCAAACGCCTTCACCGTCATACAAAAGGATGCCATCCGCATCAGAAAATTTTAAATATTTCCTTTCTCTCAAAAAAAAGTCGGAAAAAAATTTGACCCTTACCTTAGGTCATGGAATAGTTTTGCATTTGAAACATGGGTTCAATCATTTTTTATGAAACATCTCTCTGTAAAAGAACTGGCAAAGGCCGCAGGTGTAACGGTGCGCACGTTACACGTATACGACTGTACCGGGCTGCTGAAGCCCGCCCTCCGCACAGAAAAAAAATACCGTTATTACGGCAAAGCGGAGTTGCTGCGACTGCAGCAGATCCTCTTTTATAAAGAGCTGGGATTATCACTTGCCCAAATAGCTGCATTACTGGATGCGCCGGATTTTGACCTGGTGGAAGCGCTTACGGGTCATAAAAAGGCCTTGCAGCAAAAACAGCAGCAGCTTTCAAAAATGATGGAGACCATTGACAAAACCATTTTAAATCTAAAAGGACAAATCAACATGACACACGAAGAATTATATGCCGGTCTGCCAAAGGAGCAGGCACAGCAATGGCGCAGAGAAGCGCTTGAAAAATGGCCGGACCAGGTAAAGCATTCCGAAAAAATGCTCCTGAAAATGAGCAGGGCCGGCTTTGATACCTTGCAGCAAACTTTTAAAAGCGTGAACGAGCAACTGGCAGCGCTGAAGAAAGAAGATCCGAAAAGTCCGCAGGTGCAGCAACTGGTGCAGCAGCACTACGACTGCATTTTAAAATTCTGGGGCAAAACGGACAACATCGCAGCAGCCTATAAAGGATTGGGTGGTCTCTATGTTGCAGATACCCGGTACACTACCGTAAACGGCACCACCGATCCGGAATTTGCGGCGTTTATGAATGCAGCGATGATCCATTTTGCAGATACACAGCTGAAAAGCTGATGCGGCCAATGGCAATCATCTGTGACACAGCATGCAATAAAAAAACAGGCGGAATACTCCGCCTGCTTTTTCCGGTTGAACCGGTGTCTTAAAACCAAACTATCTACCTAAACCAATATTGTAGGCCACTCCTACCCCAATGCTCCCTGCATTGTATTTTTGGGTAGCATTGCCGATGTTGATCTTGCCGTCATCACCGGTAAATACTTTTGTGTAGTGCGCAAACACATTCCAGTTGCGGTTGTGCCAGCCCACTTCAGGCTTTAAATAAAAACCTCCGTCCGGACGGTTCACCCCGCTGTTGCTGGCCACTTTTTCATCGCCGGTGATAAAACCGTATCCCAGGTCGGTACCTACATAAATACCTTTTGCCTGCGGATAGTAGCGGACCAGTGCAGCCACGGGCACTACACCAAAACTATTGTTTTGAAGTGTGGTGTTACCGAGGTCATTGTCCTTACCAAAAAAATGATTGTAACCGGTAGCGATACCAAGTCCCACATGTGGTGTGATCAGGTTCTGATACGACACATCCACTCCTGCATTTGCTGCAGCATTTTCATTAGGCACTGCTACGCCTCCCATTACACCAATTTTAAGGGTGTTCTTCATACTTTGCGCCTGAACAAAGCTAACGGACAGTACGCCCATCGCTGCTGCTAAAATTACCTTTTTCATATTTATAAGATTTATATCCACCATTAATAACAATAAAAAGTCTGACAGGTTTTCAAGAGAACTAAATACTGATTAATTTTTATTTGAACACGTTCTGTCAATCTAGCCTAAAGAAAAAACAATACCAGTTTTTTACCGGCCATCCTGCTGTACTACCCGTTAAAGACGTTGTTCCCATGCACCTGGTTGTAAATCAAGCAAAGGCCGGTTATAAAAAAAGCGTATAAAATTTAACATCTTATGGTTGCTGTTTTTTATAACAAGCATTTGTTCGTTTTCAAAAATTACCGGTTCCCATTTCAATTTTATTTATCTTGTTGTATAAAAAAAGAATGATGATTGCGGATCTCGACCAGCAAAAGCCGGTGAAAAAAAAGAAGCTGTACCAGGTACTCTATTTCCAGGTGATCGTTGCGATTGTGATCGGTATCACTTTAGGACATTTTGCACCGGAGACCGGTAAAAAACTGAAGCCCCTGGGGGATGGTTTTATCATGCTGATCAAGATGATCATTGCGCCGGTCATTTTCCTTACAGTAAGTACAGGCATTGCCGGGATGAACGATCTTAAAAAAGTAGGCCGTGTGGCCGGAAAAGCTTTTCTCTATTTTATCACTTTTTCCACGCTTGCGCTGATCATCGGGCTTATTGTAAGCAATACCGTGCGCCCCGGTGCAGGAATGAATGCCGACCACCGCACCCTTGATGCCAGCGCTATAGCCAAGTATGTGTCGCAGGCAAAGGAACAGACCCTGGAGCATTTTATTTTTGACATCATCCCGCAGACATTGGTCAGTCCGCTTTCCGGCAATAATATATTACAGGTATTATTCGCCGCTATTTTATTTGGAGTAGGCCTGGCGCTCACCGCTGAGAAAAGCAAGATGGTGACCGATTTTTTAAAGGCCGTTACCTATCCTGTTTTCAAGGTAGTGGAGATACTGATGAAGCTGGCACCCGTTGGGGCGCTCGGTGCTATGGCCTTTACCATCGGCGAGTATGGCATCCGCTCCATTATCAACCTGGGTATGCTGGTAGGTACGTTCTATCTCACTTCCGCATTATTTGTGATCCTTGTGCTTGGTGCTGTGGCCCGCTACAATGGTTTTTCCATTTTTAAATTCATACGGTATATAAAAGACGAGCTGTTGCTGGTACTGGGCACCAGTTCCTCCGAAGCGGCACTGCCCACACTGATGCAGAAACTGGAAAAGGCCGGCTGTGCCAAACCGGTGGTGGGGCTCGTTATCCCTACCGGTTATTCCTTTAATCTGGATGGTACCAATATTTATATGACACTGGCCGCCCTCTTCATCGCACAGGCCTGTAATATTCCTTTAACCTGGGAGCAACAGGTGCTGCTGCTGCTGGTGGCCATGCTTAGCTCCAAAGGCGCAGCAGGTGTATCCGGTGCCGGTTTTATCACCCTGGCCGCCACACTGGCCATTGTACCGGAGGTACCCATTGCCGGCATGACGCTGATCCTGGGCATCGACCGTTTTATGTCGGAATGCCGCGCGCTTACGAACCTGGTAGGCAACGGAGTGGCAACAATAGTAGTGGCGAACTGGGAAAAGCAGCTGGACAAAGAACAGCTGGCTGCTGCGCTGGACCAGCCCCAGCCGCCCGCGTCAGCATTACAACAGCCGCCGGCTCATTAGCCATTATCACCGGGCAACCGTGATTATCTCCCGGATTTCATCAAATCTTCATAATCGGCAGCTATGTTTGTGATAGAATAAATTTCACAAGCAAAGAAAGTATCCTGTTGTCAATAAAGGAACAACCAAAATCCGTACCCTACGATAACGGGATCCGACGGCCCGATTTCTTTTTAATCAGTACCTTTATCAGATAGCTTAACCGCTATCTGATATTTTTTCTGTTATGAAAGTCTTTTTTCTTTATCTGTTTTTACTGGGGGGTACGCTGTGGGCTCATACCGCAACAGGCGCATCCCACCGCATCAGAGAAGAGAAAGAACGGGTAATGGCTGCCGATACCATTCCCCCACAGAAAAAGGACGTTCCGGCCCGTGACAAAAATACGGCTGCCCAGAATGTTCCAAAGGGTAAACCTATTAAGGAAGTGCCTAAAGCGAAAAATCAGGCGAAGCCCAAAATGGTAGCTCCTCCTGGACTTAAAATGAAGCCGATAAAGATCATTAAACCCAAAATTAACGGGAAAGGATTGGGCCGATAAAAGAAACGGGTATTGTGAAAAAATTATTTCTTGTTTTACTATATTGTACGGGTGCAGTCCGGCTGTTTGCCCAGGATAGCAGCGACGTACAGCAGGCCGATACCGTAAAGGAAAAAACAACGCTCACGGTTGCCGCACTTTATGGTACAGGCATTGATTACTATGGCCAGACGACAGAGCAACACCTTCCCTATCTTGCATTAAATGCAACCGTGCGGATCCCTGCCGGTCTTTATCTTTCAGCTACCGGCTTTCACCTGTTCTCCGACAGCTTGTTTTTATCCGCCTCCGCACTAAGCCTGGGCTACGGGTTCAGGATCTCTCCCAGGTTAACCGGCGATATCAGCTTTACGCATACCTTTTTCCCTTCAAAATCACCCTTCCTGCAGGCCTCCAGTCCCAACATGGCAAGTGCCTCACTGGGATACGAATACTTCCTGAAAACCGCACTGGATGCAGATCTGGCCTTTGGCGAACAAACGGATTACTTTACCACGCTTTCCAATTCCAAATCCTTTGATTTTAATCTTTCCGGCGGAAGGGCCATTCTTAACTTCACACCGGAGCTGGCGGTAACAGCCGGCACCCAGCAATATTATGAAACCTACCTGGTAGAAAAAGAACACCCGGGAAAGGGAAACGGAAAAGCCAACGGGAACGGAAACGGGAATAAGCCGCTGCCGCCCGGGCAAACCATCGAAACAACCATTGATTATAAAAAATACGGATTGCTTTCTTATAACCTCAAGCTACCGGTGTCCTATAACCGCGCCTCCTATCTTGTAGAAGCGGCATTAAAATTGTCGTTACTGGGCAATAACGCTGTCAATGAAGGCACGGTAAATAGTTTTTTCACTTTAAGTGCTTATTACCAGTTTTAAAAAACCGTTACATGCGCGTACTGATCGTAGAAGATGAACAATCCCTGGCAACAGAAATTGAAGCCGCGCTTCAAAAGAATCATTTTCTTTGCGAGACAGCGCATACGGCAAAGGACGCATTACACCGGACGGATACCGGCAGCTTTGATTTTATTTTACTGGATATTGGTTTGCCGGACCGGGATGGTTTCTGGCTGCTGGAAGAGCTCCGGAAAGACCATACCGAAACGGCCATCATTATGCTCACCGCACGCGGGGAAGTGGAAGACCGTATAAAAGGGCTGGATATGGGCGCCGATGACTACCTGGCAAAACCATTCTCACTGCTGGAGCTTCAATCCCGGATGCAGGCGATCATCCGCAGGAAATTCAAATTAAATGATCAGTCGCTGGAACTGGGCGCTTTTACCATCCATATTAAAAACCGTACCGTTCATTACCGGGAAACGGCCATACCGCTTTCCCGTAAGGAATTTGACCTGCTGAACTACCTGCTGCTGCACAAGAACCGGCCGCTCTCGCGCATGCAGCTCAGCGATCACCTGTGGGGCGATAATGCCGATGACGAATACGATTCCAACTATATCGATGTGCACATCAAGAACATTCGAAAGAAACTCAATGCCTATGCCGATACCGACTGGCTGGAAACCGTACGCGGTGTGGGCTATAAAATAAAAACAGACAAATGAGGCTGCATACCAAGCTCACCCTGTTTGCCGCTGCCGCCACCATTGTGGTGCTGGGGCTTTTTGTGTGGCAGCTGCCTTTCCTCATGCAAAAGATCGCATCAGGCAATACCAATAAAAACCTCGACCAGCAGCGGATAAAAGCATTGAGCGCCATTAAAAAGAATGGGATCGATTATTATTTCCAGGGCGACTCGGCATACGGCAGTTATTCCATGCTTAAGGATGAATACATCTCACTGGAACCTTTTAACCGCTCGTCGGACCTGACCCGGCTGCAGACCGCAGAACGTATTATTGATGGTGACACGATCAACTACCGGATACTCATCGATACCTTCACTACCGAACAGCATACCTACCTGCTGGAGATCGGTAAGAAGATCACCTCCATTGAAGAAGACAGCGTTGCCCTGCAACGGGCTACTGCCGGTGTATTGATCGGGTTAACGCTGATCATGGCACTGATCCAGCTGTTTTACACCCGCTACCTGTTAAAGCCGCTCGGATTCATTATCCGCAGCCGGCTGATCAAAAAAAGCTTCCCGTTCCGCGAACGGCAACGCACCCTGATCACCTCCACCTATGATTTTAAATATCTGGACCAGGCCATCTCCCGGCTGATGCAGCAGGTGAATCATGCCTTTGAAAAGGAAAAAGAATTTACTTCCAATGCCTCCCACGAGCTCATGACGCCTATCAGCATCATGCAAAGCAAGATCGAAAACATCCTGACGGACCCCGGGCTTCCTGCCGGCACGGTGTTAAAACTGGAGGAGACCATGCGCATTATGAAACGGCTGAAAAAGATCGTGAACGCATTACTCCTGATCTCCCGGATCGAGAACGAACAATACAACCGCAATGATACGGTAGCCGTAAAACCCATGATCCGCGAAGTGTTGGAAGAACTGCAGCACCGGGCCGATGAAAAAGACCTGACCGTGGAAGAGCGGATCAGCAGCATCGTAACGCTTCACCATGTGAACAGGGACCTGCTTTTTCAGTTGTTTTACAACCTCATCCATAACGCGATCCGGTACAATACAACAAACGGAAGTATCATCATCAGCGACGAACAGACTCCGCAGGATTACCGTTTATACGTTGAAGACACAGGTATCGGGATCGACCCACATCAACAGGAAGGAATCTTCGACCGCTTCAAAAAAAGCACTACGGAGCGGGAAGGTTTCGGGCTGGGGCTATCAATTGTAAAGTCTATCGCTGATTATCAGCGTATCAGCATTACCGTAACCTCTGAAAAAGGCCGGGGATCGCGGTTTGAGCTGCATTTCTCTTCAACACATCTTACTAAATAA includes:
- a CDS encoding MerR family transcriptional regulator, translating into MKHLSVKELAKAAGVTVRTLHVYDCTGLLKPALRTEKKYRYYGKAELLRLQQILFYKELGLSLAQIAALLDAPDFDLVEALTGHKKALQQKQQQLSKMMETIDKTILNLKGQINMTHEELYAGLPKEQAQQWRREALEKWPDQVKHSEKMLLKMSRAGFDTLQQTFKSVNEQLAALKKEDPKSPQVQQLVQQHYDCILKFWGKTDNIAAAYKGLGGLYVADTRYTTVNGTTDPEFAAFMNAAMIHFADTQLKS
- a CDS encoding dicarboxylate/amino acid:cation symporter codes for the protein MMIADLDQQKPVKKKKLYQVLYFQVIVAIVIGITLGHFAPETGKKLKPLGDGFIMLIKMIIAPVIFLTVSTGIAGMNDLKKVGRVAGKAFLYFITFSTLALIIGLIVSNTVRPGAGMNADHRTLDASAIAKYVSQAKEQTLEHFIFDIIPQTLVSPLSGNNILQVLFAAILFGVGLALTAEKSKMVTDFLKAVTYPVFKVVEILMKLAPVGALGAMAFTIGEYGIRSIINLGMLVGTFYLTSALFVILVLGAVARYNGFSIFKFIRYIKDELLLVLGTSSSEAALPTLMQKLEKAGCAKPVVGLVIPTGYSFNLDGTNIYMTLAALFIAQACNIPLTWEQQVLLLLVAMLSSKGAAGVSGAGFITLAATLAIVPEVPIAGMTLILGIDRFMSECRALTNLVGNGVATIVVANWEKQLDKEQLAAALDQPQPPASALQQPPAH
- a CDS encoding response regulator transcription factor — its product is MRVLIVEDEQSLATEIEAALQKNHFLCETAHTAKDALHRTDTGSFDFILLDIGLPDRDGFWLLEELRKDHTETAIIMLTARGEVEDRIKGLDMGADDYLAKPFSLLELQSRMQAIIRRKFKLNDQSLELGAFTIHIKNRTVHYRETAIPLSRKEFDLLNYLLLHKNRPLSRMQLSDHLWGDNADDEYDSNYIDVHIKNIRKKLNAYADTDWLETVRGVGYKIKTDK
- a CDS encoding sensor histidine kinase yields the protein MRLHTKLTLFAAAATIVVLGLFVWQLPFLMQKIASGNTNKNLDQQRIKALSAIKKNGIDYYFQGDSAYGSYSMLKDEYISLEPFNRSSDLTRLQTAERIIDGDTINYRILIDTFTTEQHTYLLEIGKKITSIEEDSVALQRATAGVLIGLTLIMALIQLFYTRYLLKPLGFIIRSRLIKKSFPFRERQRTLITSTYDFKYLDQAISRLMQQVNHAFEKEKEFTSNASHELMTPISIMQSKIENILTDPGLPAGTVLKLEETMRIMKRLKKIVNALLLISRIENEQYNRNDTVAVKPMIREVLEELQHRADEKDLTVEERISSIVTLHHVNRDLLFQLFYNLIHNAIRYNTTNGSIIISDEQTPQDYRLYVEDTGIGIDPHQQEGIFDRFKKSTTEREGFGLGLSIVKSIADYQRISITVTSEKGRGSRFELHFSSTHLTK